In Georgenia soli, a genomic segment contains:
- a CDS encoding MFS transporter: MSQTASPRIRRPLRPSTPAPPQAKRAVVSGTFGSALEWFDFAVYGAMSATVFPALFFNELDPAMGILASFATFGVGFFARPLGGIVFGHLGDRIGRRTVLLTTFISMGVASLIIGLLPPYSAIGLAAPLLLVVMRFIQGFALGGEATGAQLMTMEHAPTDRRAFYGALMAMGSPISQVAANLMLAVLSGVLSEAAFMSWGWRVPFLLSIALVAVGVYIRLKVEETPVYQEGMKELAQETSSPAQVIKTHWVTMLRLILAFSPIVLTFYIVSVFGISYLTTHGFTRSQTFTIIMISNFLSVIAIWWGGRLADVYGRRKILMVGSIGTLIASVMFFAVVDLGSFPVTLLMVAFALVSAQFGNAGQGALFAEAFPTHERYTGSALALTGANLIFAAPAPFIASWLTGLSGGSTISITIFWVVTIVAAIINMLLMGDGKTLEGGTHRFGRYVSADEVASGAAAPAASTTPMEVAR, from the coding sequence ATGAGTCAGACCGCCTCGCCGCGCATCAGGCGCCCGCTGCGTCCGTCCACGCCCGCCCCGCCCCAGGCCAAGCGGGCAGTTGTCTCCGGGACCTTCGGGTCCGCCCTCGAGTGGTTCGACTTCGCCGTCTACGGCGCGATGTCCGCCACCGTCTTCCCGGCGCTGTTCTTCAACGAGCTGGACCCGGCGATGGGGATCCTCGCCTCCTTCGCCACGTTCGGCGTCGGCTTCTTCGCCCGTCCGCTGGGCGGCATCGTCTTCGGTCACCTCGGCGACCGGATCGGCCGCCGCACGGTGCTGCTCACCACGTTCATCTCGATGGGCGTCGCCTCCCTGATCATCGGTCTGCTCCCGCCGTACTCGGCGATCGGGCTCGCCGCGCCGCTGCTGCTCGTCGTCATGCGGTTCATCCAGGGCTTCGCCCTCGGCGGCGAGGCCACCGGCGCCCAGCTGATGACGATGGAGCACGCCCCCACCGACCGCCGTGCCTTCTACGGCGCGCTCATGGCCATGGGGTCGCCCATCAGCCAGGTGGCCGCGAACCTCATGCTCGCCGTGCTCTCCGGGGTGCTGAGCGAGGCGGCCTTCATGTCGTGGGGCTGGCGCGTGCCGTTCCTGCTCAGCATCGCCCTGGTCGCTGTCGGCGTCTACATCCGCCTCAAGGTCGAGGAGACGCCCGTCTACCAGGAGGGCATGAAGGAGCTCGCGCAGGAGACCAGCAGCCCGGCCCAGGTCATCAAGACCCACTGGGTGACAATGCTCCGCCTGATCCTGGCCTTCTCGCCGATCGTCCTGACCTTCTACATCGTCTCCGTCTTCGGCATCAGCTACCTGACGACCCACGGCTTCACGCGCAGCCAGACCTTCACCATCATCATGATCTCCAACTTCCTCTCGGTGATCGCCATCTGGTGGGGCGGGCGTCTGGCTGACGTCTACGGCCGCCGCAAGATCCTCATGGTGGGCTCCATCGGCACGCTGATCGCCTCCGTGATGTTCTTCGCGGTCGTCGACCTGGGCAGCTTCCCCGTCACCCTGCTGATGGTCGCCTTCGCCCTCGTCTCCGCGCAGTTCGGGAACGCCGGCCAGGGGGCCCTGTTCGCGGAGGCCTTCCCCACCCACGAGCGCTACACGGGCTCCGCGCTCGCCCTGACCGGCGCGAACCTCATCTTCGCGGCACCCGCCCCGTTCATCGCCTCCTGGCTGACCGGGCTCAGCGGCGGCAGCACCATCAGCATCACGATCTTCTGGGTCGTCACGATCGTCGCCGCCATCATCAACATGCTGCTCATGGGGGACGGCAAGACCCTCGAGGGCGGCACCCACCGCTTCGGCCGGTACGTGTCTGCCGACGAGGTGGCGTCCGGGGCGGCTGCGCCCGCCGCCAGCACCACGCCGATGGAGGTGGCCCGATGA
- a CDS encoding IclR family transcriptional regulator, whose protein sequence is MQRNTSVDRVESVHRALVLLKLIGERGSLSVTEAAKALEVNPSTAQRLLVTLVGDGFARQGERKRYEPGAELLRPGASHAIPPLRARLRPHLERLFERVGETVHVATLVGTEIHHLDGVEAVGHPLRFGLRIGVRLPAHQTSAGKAMLATLAEDDVDARYEVAMNSPRGTAMRVELADLHQQLAKVRRQRVATNFEESEPGVAAFATSIGVIDGERAAFSIAMPVARFTKADLPKFVSALVRTADEAAAALLL, encoded by the coding sequence GTGCAGCGCAATACCAGCGTGGATCGCGTCGAGTCGGTCCATCGCGCCCTGGTCCTTCTCAAGCTCATCGGCGAGCGCGGCTCGCTCAGCGTGACGGAGGCCGCGAAGGCGTTGGAGGTCAACCCCTCCACCGCCCAGCGGCTCCTCGTCACGCTCGTCGGCGACGGGTTCGCCCGCCAGGGCGAGCGCAAGCGCTACGAGCCGGGCGCGGAGCTCCTCCGCCCCGGCGCCTCCCACGCGATACCGCCGCTGCGGGCCAGGCTACGGCCGCACCTGGAGCGGCTGTTCGAGCGCGTCGGCGAGACCGTCCACGTGGCGACGCTCGTCGGTACGGAGATCCACCACCTCGACGGCGTCGAGGCCGTCGGGCACCCGTTGCGCTTCGGCCTGCGCATCGGCGTCCGGCTGCCCGCCCACCAGACCTCGGCGGGCAAGGCGATGCTCGCCACCCTCGCCGAGGACGACGTGGACGCCCGGTACGAGGTGGCGATGAACAGTCCGCGCGGCACCGCGATGCGGGTCGAGCTCGCGGACCTCCACCAGCAGCTGGCGAAGGTCCGCCGGCAGCGCGTGGCGACGAACTTCGAGGAGAGCGAGCCCGGAGTCGCGGCGTTCGCCACCTCGATCGGGGTGATCGACGGCGAGCGGGCGGCCTTCAGCATCGCCATGCCCGTCGCGCGCTTCACGAAGGCGGACCTTCCGAAGTTCGTCAGCGCCCTGGTGCGCACCGCCGACGAGGCCGCCGCCGCGCTCCTGCTCTGA
- a CDS encoding MFS transporter produces MATTTVKPPATAAPTRPGTNQGKRSSLAGFFGGALEYYDMYIYASASALVFSRVFFPDAGATGLLLSLATYGVAYLARPLGGFLAGHYGDRLGRRNVMIATLLVMGIATFLIGCLPAYDSVGILAPALLVVLRLFQGLSVGGEAAGSTSLTLEHAPEGRRGLYTSWMINGIWVGYILATFAFLAVAALPEEQMLSWGWRVPFWFSAVIVVFGLILRRTIEEPEVFAERKEQDAVAKVPVGELLRHQPRDVVRVIFAAFLIVISSVVPVYGLTYATNVVGIEASVMLWTAIFGYATALVTQPLFATLSDRIGRKPVLIGGNLVGAVSVWQFFWAVGEANVPMIYLGMFLCITVAFGATNAVYPVFFSEMFNVKFRVSGMAIGLQLGIVLTGFSPSIIQAVSSANGNAWWPAAALVTCACIVSAIAVATARETYKVPLDQLGSRQA; encoded by the coding sequence ATGGCGACGACCACCGTCAAGCCTCCGGCCACGGCCGCCCCCACCAGGCCCGGAACCAACCAGGGCAAGCGCTCCTCCCTCGCCGGCTTCTTCGGCGGGGCCCTCGAGTACTACGACATGTACATCTACGCGTCGGCCTCGGCCCTCGTGTTCAGCAGGGTGTTCTTCCCCGACGCCGGAGCGACCGGCCTCCTGCTGTCGCTCGCCACGTACGGCGTCGCCTACCTGGCCCGACCCCTCGGGGGCTTCCTCGCCGGGCACTACGGGGACCGGCTCGGGCGGCGCAACGTCATGATCGCGACCCTGCTCGTCATGGGCATCGCGACGTTCCTGATCGGCTGCCTGCCGGCCTACGACAGCGTCGGGATCCTCGCCCCGGCCCTTCTCGTCGTGCTCCGGCTCTTCCAGGGGCTCTCGGTCGGTGGCGAGGCCGCCGGATCGACCTCGCTCACCCTCGAGCACGCCCCGGAGGGCAGGCGCGGCCTCTACACGTCCTGGATGATCAACGGCATCTGGGTCGGCTACATCCTCGCGACGTTCGCCTTCCTCGCCGTCGCGGCGCTGCCCGAGGAGCAGATGCTGTCCTGGGGCTGGCGTGTGCCGTTCTGGTTCAGCGCCGTGATCGTGGTCTTCGGCCTGATCCTTCGCCGGACGATCGAGGAGCCCGAGGTCTTCGCCGAGCGCAAGGAGCAGGACGCGGTCGCCAAGGTGCCCGTGGGCGAGCTGCTCCGGCACCAGCCTCGCGACGTCGTGCGGGTGATCTTCGCGGCGTTCCTCATCGTCATCAGCTCGGTCGTGCCCGTGTACGGGCTCACGTACGCCACCAACGTGGTCGGCATCGAGGCGAGCGTCATGCTGTGGACCGCGATCTTCGGGTACGCGACCGCGCTCGTGACCCAGCCGCTGTTCGCCACGCTCAGCGACAGGATCGGCCGCAAGCCGGTCCTGATCGGCGGCAACCTCGTCGGTGCCGTCTCGGTGTGGCAGTTCTTCTGGGCCGTCGGCGAGGCGAACGTCCCGATGATCTACCTCGGCATGTTCCTGTGCATCACCGTCGCCTTCGGGGCCACCAATGCCGTCTACCCCGTGTTCTTCAGCGAGATGTTCAACGTGAAGTTCCGGGTCAGCGGGATGGCGATCGGCCTGCAGCTGGGGATCGTGCTGACCGGGTTCTCGCCGTCGATCATCCAGGCGGTCTCCTCCGCCAACGGCAACGCCTGGTGGCCGGCGGCCGCCCTGGTGACCTGCGCCTGCATCGTCTCTGCCATCGCCGTCGCCACTGCGCGCGAGACCTACAAGGTGCCGCTCGACCAGCTGGGCTCGCGCCAGGCCTGA
- a CDS encoding SDR family NAD(P)-dependent oxidoreductase, producing the protein MSQTLTNDTRTPSTRTARADEDRVPVPTAQRAVVVGASSGMGAAVVARLAGAGHAVAALDLADARWPQGSGKVHRGAIDVTDAGSVEEAIDSAARELGGLEIVVNCAGILGPVEPTVETTQATFDRVVGLNLGGAFAVTRAALARMVPAGYGRIVHVASIAGKEGNPQMAAYSASKAGVIGLVKSVGKEYAASGVTINAVAPASVETPLIAGMTEERQAVQRSLIPMGRFGTVAEVAALVSYITSPEASFTTGFVYDLSGGRADY; encoded by the coding sequence GTGAGTCAGACGCTCACGAACGACACCCGCACGCCATCCACCAGGACCGCGCGTGCCGACGAGGACCGCGTACCGGTGCCGACGGCGCAACGTGCCGTCGTCGTCGGGGCGTCCAGCGGCATGGGCGCCGCGGTCGTCGCCCGTCTTGCCGGCGCTGGCCACGCCGTCGCCGCCCTCGACCTCGCGGACGCGAGGTGGCCGCAGGGCTCGGGAAAGGTGCACCGCGGCGCGATCGACGTCACCGATGCCGGGTCGGTGGAGGAAGCGATCGACAGCGCTGCCCGTGAGCTCGGCGGCCTGGAGATCGTCGTGAACTGCGCCGGGATCCTGGGCCCCGTCGAGCCGACCGTCGAGACGACGCAGGCAACCTTCGACCGGGTCGTCGGTCTGAACCTGGGGGGTGCCTTCGCCGTCACCCGTGCCGCGCTCGCGCGGATGGTACCCGCCGGCTACGGCCGCATCGTGCACGTCGCGTCCATCGCCGGCAAGGAGGGCAACCCGCAGATGGCTGCCTACTCGGCGTCCAAGGCCGGCGTGATCGGGCTCGTGAAGTCCGTGGGCAAGGAGTACGCGGCCTCCGGTGTCACGATCAACGCCGTCGCCCCTGCCTCTGTCGAGACGCCGCTCATCGCGGGCATGACCGAGGAGCGGCAGGCGGTCCAGAGATCGCTGATCCCGATGGGACGGTTCGGCACGGTCGCCGAGGTGGCCGCCCTCGTCTCCTACATCACCTCGCCCGAGGCGTCGTTCACCACGGGCTTCGTCTACGACCTGTCCGGCGGTCGGGCCGACTACTGA
- a CDS encoding HoxN/HupN/NixA family nickel/cobalt transporter: MTTPAISAPATAGRARLRRAEKRSLAGMAATVLLLNLVGWGVLVLAVAPQRLTVGSAGVFGVGLGVTAFLLGVRHAFDADHIAAIDNTTRKLVGEDRPALSVGFWFSLGHSSVVFGLALLLALGVRAVAGPVADGGSALQQTLGTVGSIVAGTFLILIGLLNLGSVRGIVRVFREMRGATLDERELERLLNSRGVMARLLGRFTRRVTRPWHMYPVGLLMGLGFDTATQVALLVLAGGTAALTLPWYAILVLPVLFAAGMSLFDAADGVLMARAYGWAFLAPVRKVYYNLTVTVLSVIAALGIGSVVLIQLLAEHVDPAGGFLAWVAGLDLGAVGYGLVGLFVGAWLLSLAVWRFGRLEERWAPGAAG, from the coding sequence GTGACCACCCCAGCCATCTCCGCGCCGGCCACCGCCGGACGGGCGCGCCTCCGACGGGCCGAGAAGCGGTCCCTCGCCGGCATGGCCGCGACCGTGCTGCTCCTCAACCTCGTCGGCTGGGGCGTGCTGGTCCTCGCCGTCGCGCCCCAGCGGCTCACCGTCGGCAGCGCCGGGGTCTTCGGCGTGGGCCTGGGCGTGACCGCGTTCCTCCTCGGTGTGCGCCACGCCTTCGACGCCGACCACATCGCCGCCATCGACAACACCACCCGCAAGCTCGTCGGCGAGGACCGCCCGGCGCTGAGCGTGGGGTTCTGGTTCTCGCTCGGCCACTCCAGCGTCGTCTTCGGCCTCGCCCTGCTGCTCGCGCTGGGCGTGCGGGCGGTGGCCGGACCGGTCGCCGACGGCGGGTCGGCCCTCCAGCAGACGCTCGGCACCGTCGGCTCGATCGTGGCCGGGACGTTCCTCATCCTCATCGGCCTGCTCAACCTCGGCTCCGTCCGCGGCATCGTGCGGGTGTTCCGGGAGATGCGCGGCGCCACCCTCGACGAGCGCGAGCTCGAGCGTCTGCTCAACAGCCGCGGCGTCATGGCCAGGCTGCTCGGCCGCTTCACCCGCCGCGTCACCAGGCCGTGGCACATGTACCCCGTCGGGCTGCTGATGGGGCTCGGGTTCGACACCGCCACCCAGGTTGCGCTGCTCGTGCTCGCCGGCGGCACCGCGGCGCTCACCCTGCCCTGGTACGCGATCCTCGTGCTGCCGGTGCTCTTCGCCGCCGGCATGAGCCTGTTCGACGCCGCCGACGGCGTGCTCATGGCCCGCGCCTACGGCTGGGCGTTCCTCGCCCCGGTGCGCAAGGTGTACTACAACCTCACCGTCACCGTGCTCTCGGTGATCGCGGCTCTGGGCATCGGGTCGGTGGTGCTGATCCAGCTCCTCGCCGAGCACGTCGACCCGGCCGGCGGGTTCCTCGCCTGGGTCGCGGGGCTGGACCTGGGCGCCGTCGGCTACGGGCTGGTCGGACTCTTCGTCGGCGCGTGGCTGCTGAGCCTGGCCGTGTGGCGGTTCGGCCGGCTCGAGGAGCGCTGGGCGCCGGGCGCGGCGGGCTGA
- a CDS encoding sulfite exporter TauE/SafE family protein, which yields MSALALAVPLGVVVGLTVGALGGGGSILTVPALVYALGQDLRTATTASLVIVGVTTLIGMVPHARAGRVRLGQGLVFGLLGVGGAYLGSRLSASVDPDVLLAAFAGLMFVVAGVMTHRRRAAAREQAAGREPPEARTSPMLALRPFRCDCRAVATLLATATGVGLLTGFFGVGGGFAVVPALVLVLRLPMRVAVGTSLVVITVNSASALASRLGQDVTLDWGLVGVFTAAAVAGSLLGARITSRVSPARLNLAFTVLLVAVAAYTAASSIPSLL from the coding sequence GTGAGCGCGCTCGCCCTCGCCGTCCCGCTCGGGGTCGTCGTCGGCCTGACCGTCGGCGCCCTGGGCGGGGGCGGGTCCATCCTCACCGTCCCCGCCCTCGTCTACGCCCTCGGCCAGGACCTCCGGACCGCGACGACGGCGTCCCTCGTCATCGTCGGGGTCACCACGCTGATCGGGATGGTGCCGCACGCCCGGGCCGGCCGTGTCCGGCTCGGCCAGGGCCTCGTCTTCGGCCTCCTCGGGGTGGGCGGCGCCTACCTCGGGTCGCGGCTGTCCGCGAGCGTCGACCCGGACGTGCTGCTCGCCGCCTTCGCGGGCCTGATGTTCGTCGTCGCCGGGGTCATGACGCACCGGCGGCGCGCCGCCGCCCGGGAGCAGGCCGCCGGGCGCGAGCCGCCGGAGGCGCGGACCAGCCCGATGCTCGCGCTGCGACCCTTCCGGTGCGACTGCCGGGCCGTGGCCACCCTGCTGGCGACGGCGACCGGCGTGGGCCTGCTGACCGGCTTCTTCGGGGTGGGCGGCGGGTTCGCCGTCGTCCCGGCGCTCGTGCTGGTCCTGCGCCTGCCGATGCGCGTGGCGGTGGGCACCTCCCTGGTGGTCATCACGGTCAACAGCGCCAGCGCGCTGGCCTCCCGGCTCGGGCAGGACGTCACCCTCGACTGGGGACTGGTAGGGGTCTTCACCGCGGCCGCCGTCGCCGGCAGCCTGCTCGGCGCACGAATCACCTCCCGGGTGAGTCCCGCCCGCCTCAACCTCGCGTTTACCGTGTTGCTGGTGGCCGTCGCCGCGTACACCGCGGCCAGCAGCATCCCGAGCCTCCTGTGA
- a CDS encoding MBL fold metallo-hydrolase, whose translation MTPTIISIETPSLGDRSYLVHDGEVAFVVDPQRDIDRVLDLAARAGVRITHVFETHIHNDYVTGGYALARQTGAEYHVNADDDVSFERAAIRDGETVEVSPTMRVRAMHTPGHTFTHLSYVLEGDEPAVFSGGSLLFGSTGRPDLLGEAHTHELARHQYSSARRLAAELSDDTRVMPTHGFGSFCAATSAGGDTTASTIGQERLVNPVMSQDEEDYVADTLAGLDAYPAYYVHMGPANSAGPAAADLSEPERADKEQLRRRLEAGEWLVDLRNRTAFAKGHVPGTFNFGLDGQFATYLGWLIPWGTPVTLLGESPEQVAEAQRELTRIGIDRPAAAATGRPEEWTDGPLGELTTASFGDLAQVRHHRTVTVLDVRRASEWRESHIDGAVHIPIHDIVRRMDEVPQGEVWVHCASGYRASIAASLVAATGRRVVAVDDSFDRSAQAAGLPVVADQAPASA comes from the coding sequence ATGACCCCCACGATCATCTCCATCGAGACCCCGTCCCTCGGCGACCGCAGCTACCTCGTCCACGACGGCGAGGTCGCCTTCGTCGTCGACCCCCAGCGCGACATCGACCGCGTGCTCGACCTGGCCGCCCGGGCCGGCGTCCGGATCACGCACGTGTTCGAGACCCACATCCACAACGACTACGTCACCGGTGGCTACGCCCTTGCCCGGCAGACCGGGGCGGAGTACCACGTCAACGCCGACGACGACGTCTCCTTCGAGCGCGCCGCCATCCGCGACGGCGAGACCGTCGAGGTCAGCCCGACCATGCGCGTCCGCGCGATGCACACGCCCGGGCACACCTTCACCCACCTGTCCTACGTGCTCGAGGGGGACGAGCCGGCCGTGTTCTCCGGCGGCTCGCTGCTCTTCGGCTCCACCGGCCGCCCGGACCTGCTCGGTGAGGCCCACACCCACGAGCTCGCCCGCCACCAGTACAGCTCGGCGCGCCGCCTCGCCGCGGAGCTGAGCGACGACACCAGGGTGATGCCGACCCACGGGTTCGGCAGCTTCTGCGCCGCCACCTCCGCCGGCGGCGACACCACCGCCTCGACCATCGGTCAGGAGCGGCTCGTCAACCCGGTGATGTCCCAGGACGAGGAGGACTACGTCGCCGACACCCTCGCCGGCCTGGACGCCTACCCCGCGTACTACGTGCACATGGGCCCGGCGAACTCCGCGGGCCCGGCCGCCGCCGACCTGAGCGAGCCCGAGCGCGCGGACAAGGAGCAGCTCCGCCGTCGGCTCGAGGCGGGGGAGTGGCTGGTGGACCTGCGCAACCGCACCGCCTTCGCGAAGGGCCACGTGCCCGGCACGTTCAACTTCGGCCTGGACGGCCAGTTCGCCACCTATCTCGGCTGGCTCATCCCGTGGGGCACCCCGGTGACCCTTCTGGGGGAGAGCCCGGAGCAGGTGGCCGAGGCCCAGCGCGAGCTCACCCGCATCGGCATCGACCGCCCGGCCGCCGCGGCCACCGGGCGGCCGGAGGAGTGGACCGACGGCCCGCTCGGCGAGCTCACCACCGCGAGCTTCGGCGACCTCGCGCAGGTCCGTCACCACCGCACCGTCACGGTGCTGGACGTGCGCCGGGCGAGCGAGTGGCGCGAGAGCCACATCGACGGCGCCGTGCACATCCCGATCCACGACATCGTCCGGCGCATGGACGAGGTCCCGCAGGGCGAGGTGTGGGTGCACTGCGCGTCCGGCTACCGCGCCTCCATCGCCGCCTCGCTCGTGGCCGCGACCGGCCGGCGGGTGGTCGCCGTCGACGACAGCTTCGACCGCTCGGCCCAGGCCGCCGGCCTGCCCGTCGTCGCCGACCAGGCGCCCGCCTCGGCGTGA
- a CDS encoding rhodanese-like domain-containing protein: protein MAEVSIDQFAAAKASGAFVVDVREPAEYAQGHVAGAELIPLSEVPQRTALLPTNQPVYLICASGNRSLRAAEYLRASGLDAYSVDGGTAGWIRAGNPVVTGPHAGA, encoded by the coding sequence ATGGCCGAGGTCTCCATCGATCAGTTCGCTGCCGCGAAGGCGAGTGGCGCGTTCGTCGTCGACGTCCGTGAGCCGGCGGAGTACGCGCAGGGCCACGTCGCCGGTGCGGAGCTCATCCCCCTGAGCGAGGTCCCGCAGCGGACCGCCCTCCTGCCGACCAACCAGCCCGTCTACCTCATCTGCGCCAGCGGCAACCGCAGCCTGCGCGCCGCCGAGTACCTGCGCGCGTCGGGCCTCGACGCCTACTCCGTCGACGGCGGGACCGCCGGCTGGATCCGCGCCGGCAACCCCGTCGTCACCGGCCCGCACGCCGGGGCCTGA
- a CDS encoding rhodanese-like domain-containing protein codes for MTPLNTGTTTSATDQPVLAPEAVAERLASATPPRLIDVRTPAEFEAAHIPGAYNVPLDTLREHRDEIARRLDEEVVLVCRSGQRAARAQEALATAGLPNLHLLEGGMQAWQAAGGAVNRGRQKWDIERQVRLVAGSVVLGSILASTRVPGAKWVAAALGTGLTAASLTNTCAMGAALSKLPYNRGASVDPVEAIAQLGPVGVPRR; via the coding sequence GTGACACCGCTCAACACCGGTACCACCACATCAGCAACCGATCAGCCCGTGCTCGCCCCGGAGGCCGTTGCCGAGCGGCTCGCCTCCGCGACACCGCCCCGTCTGATCGACGTCCGCACGCCCGCGGAGTTCGAGGCCGCGCACATCCCGGGGGCCTACAACGTCCCGCTCGACACGCTGCGGGAGCACCGCGACGAGATCGCCCGCCGGCTCGACGAGGAGGTCGTCCTCGTCTGCCGGTCCGGTCAGCGCGCCGCCCGGGCCCAGGAGGCGCTGGCGACCGCCGGGCTGCCAAACCTTCACCTGCTCGAGGGCGGCATGCAGGCCTGGCAGGCGGCCGGCGGCGCGGTCAACCGGGGCAGGCAGAAGTGGGACATCGAGCGTCAGGTCCGGCTCGTCGCCGGCTCCGTGGTGCTCGGCAGCATCCTGGCGAGCACCCGCGTCCCCGGCGCGAAGTGGGTCGCCGCCGCGCTCGGCACCGGCCTGACGGCCGCGTCGCTGACGAACACCTGCGCCATGGGGGCGGCGCTGTCGAAGCTGCCGTACAACCGCGGCGCCTCGGTCGACCCCGTCGAGGCGATCGCGCAGCTCGGCCCCGTCGGCGTCCCGCGCCGCTGA
- a CDS encoding bifunctional metallophosphatase/5'-nucleotidase — protein sequence MDHKALSAHQAMLGTEVSRRRLLQLAALSVAGTALTGAPAHAAPPADKHTYRLTVLGTTDTHGNVFNWDYFKDAEYTDSANNDIGLAKISTLVAAMREERGAENCLLLDAGDTIQGTPLSYYYAKIDPITGGHVHPMAAAMNAIGYDAAAMGNHEFNYGLDVLDTFDRQLNFPLLCANAVDWHTDEPVYQPYSLHTVNPEGGRKITVGVLGLVTPGVAIWDKAVVDGKVRFPGIVEQAKVFVPQMRAAGADIVIVSCHSGPNTSSSYGDALPYPENASTLLAEEVPGIDAILVGHAHLEIPQRFVTNKQTGKQVLLSEPLRWGMRLTVMDLDLVKVRGRWQVAAMGAHLLNANTVPEDPAIAAILTGDHATVRRYVNSVIGTSAAAMSAATARYEDTAAMDFVNHVQSAEVARALAGTPEAALPILSISAPFNKDATVPAGAVTVRDVAGMYIFDNTLLGIVLTGEQVRAYLEFSARYFKQVTGAGPFAPADVTNAVTDTAPNGTPDYNYDTMAGYTERLTYDIDIAHPVGARIKNLRYGDDLIDPAQRFVIAINNYRQSGGGNFPGVTTAPVVYNAQREIRQLIIDWVSEQGQIDPSSFSTTDWKLTANDVPVVIQA from the coding sequence ATGGACCACAAGGCTCTGTCCGCCCACCAGGCGATGCTCGGCACGGAGGTGAGCCGCCGGCGGCTGCTGCAGCTGGCCGCCCTGAGCGTCGCGGGCACCGCGCTGACCGGAGCGCCCGCGCACGCCGCGCCGCCCGCGGACAAGCACACCTACCGGCTGACCGTGCTGGGGACGACCGACACCCACGGCAACGTCTTCAACTGGGACTACTTCAAGGACGCGGAGTACACCGACTCGGCGAACAACGACATCGGGCTGGCGAAGATCTCCACGCTCGTCGCCGCGATGCGGGAGGAGCGCGGCGCGGAGAACTGCCTGCTGCTTGACGCGGGCGACACCATCCAGGGCACCCCGCTGTCCTACTACTACGCCAAGATCGACCCGATCACCGGCGGGCACGTCCACCCCATGGCCGCCGCGATGAACGCCATCGGCTACGACGCCGCCGCGATGGGCAACCACGAGTTCAACTACGGGCTCGACGTGCTCGACACCTTCGACCGGCAGCTGAACTTCCCGCTGCTGTGCGCCAACGCGGTCGACTGGCACACCGACGAGCCCGTCTACCAGCCCTACAGCCTCCACACCGTCAACCCGGAGGGCGGACGCAAGATCACGGTCGGCGTGCTCGGCCTGGTCACGCCGGGCGTGGCCATCTGGGACAAGGCGGTCGTCGACGGCAAGGTGCGCTTCCCGGGCATCGTGGAGCAGGCGAAGGTCTTCGTCCCGCAGATGAGGGCGGCCGGCGCCGACATCGTCATCGTCTCCTGCCACTCCGGGCCGAACACCTCCAGCTCCTACGGCGACGCCCTTCCCTACCCGGAGAACGCGAGCACCCTGCTGGCTGAGGAGGTGCCGGGCATCGACGCGATCCTCGTCGGCCACGCGCACCTGGAGATCCCGCAGCGCTTCGTCACGAACAAGCAGACGGGCAAGCAGGTGCTGCTCTCGGAGCCGCTGCGCTGGGGCATGCGGCTGACCGTCATGGACCTGGACCTGGTGAAGGTCCGCGGCCGGTGGCAGGTCGCCGCCATGGGGGCGCACCTGCTCAACGCGAACACCGTGCCGGAGGACCCAGCGATCGCGGCCATCCTCACCGGCGACCACGCCACCGTGCGCAGGTACGTGAACTCGGTGATCGGCACGTCCGCGGCGGCGATGTCGGCGGCGACGGCACGGTACGAGGACACCGCCGCGATGGACTTCGTCAACCACGTGCAGTCGGCCGAGGTGGCGCGGGCGCTCGCGGGCACACCGGAGGCGGCGCTGCCGATCCTGTCGATCTCGGCTCCCTTCAACAAGGACGCGACGGTCCCGGCCGGCGCGGTCACCGTGCGCGACGTGGCGGGCATGTACATCTTCGACAACACGCTGCTCGGCATCGTCCTGACCGGCGAGCAGGTGCGCGCCTACCTGGAGTTCTCGGCCCGCTACTTCAAGCAGGTGACCGGCGCGGGACCGTTCGCCCCGGCGGACGTCACGAACGCGGTCACCGACACCGCGCCGAACGGCACCCCGGACTACAACTACGACACCATGGCGGGCTACACCGAGCGCCTGACGTACGACATCGACATCGCCCACCCGGTCGGCGCGCGGATCAAGAACCTCAGGTACGGCGACGACCTGATCGACCCGGCGCAGCGGTTCGTCATCGCGATCAACAACTACCGGCAGTCCGGCGGCGGGAACTTCCCGGGCGTGACGACGGCGCCGGTGGTCTACAACGCCCAGCGGGAGATCCGGCAGCTCATCATCGACTGGGTGAGTGAGCAGGGGCAGATCGATCCGAGCTCGTTCTCCACGACGGACTGGAAGCTGACGGCGAACGACGTCCCGGTGGTCATCCAGGCCTGA